In a genomic window of Aggregatimonas sangjinii:
- a CDS encoding carbohydrate binding family 9 domain-containing protein: MTKLSCALALFFCSLFVFSQTANKSFVVKYTDDIAKVDGILDEAFWETAESAKDFQQYFPSDSILATQPTDIKMVYNATTLYIGITIESVGNDWVIPTLQRDFRAGGNDNISLLFDTFNDGTNAFLFGINPYGVRREALISGGGQDTRGFTTSWDVKWKGEVVRGENSYTAELAIPLTSFKFREGETKWRFQSYRFDQQTNEQSVWYNIPQNQLIFSLAFMGDMVFEKPLGRSRTPLALIPYVNAITERDFEIDEGNTNVKVGGDAKVAIGNGMNLDITVNPDFSNVEVDDIVTNLTRFEIGLPEKRQFFIDNSDLFGSFGGGRDANPFFSRRIGIANDTTGNSIENRILGGVRLSGKLTNDWRLGFLSIQTDEDLDNEIASNNNTMLAIQKKVFARSNIGAFFINRETFKEYDFLAPEDKFNRVIGIDYNLASADNVWQGKAYLHKSFQPDDSNGNLSGGAFLGRSTRFFNIFTDWVYIDDDFQSDLGFIRRTDIVKSATQVETVFWPKSEHINNYSFALFPIVIWRPELDYQKTDHDIRLSGQVEMQNQTQFSVGFTNTFTFLTAEDDNFVPSRQENGIPLPNLQGYHYNSLNFAYQSNRAQVFSYQLESTIGRFFNGDLLSMQAELALRLQPKALISLQLNYDKISLPDPYPSADLWLISPKIQLTFSKSLFWSTLIQYSNQRDNLGINSRVQWRFAPLSDLFIVYNDNYFVNQFSPRFRSINLKLTYWLNI; this comes from the coding sequence ATAAAAATGGTGTACAACGCCACTACCCTATATATTGGCATCACAATAGAATCCGTCGGGAACGACTGGGTTATTCCGACCTTACAACGCGACTTTAGGGCTGGCGGTAACGATAATATTAGCCTGTTGTTCGATACCTTTAATGATGGAACGAATGCCTTTCTGTTTGGTATAAATCCTTATGGTGTGCGAAGGGAGGCCTTGATTTCGGGTGGAGGTCAAGACACTCGGGGCTTTACTACTTCATGGGATGTAAAGTGGAAGGGGGAAGTCGTAAGGGGTGAAAATTCCTATACAGCCGAATTGGCCATACCGTTGACCTCTTTTAAATTTAGGGAAGGTGAAACCAAATGGCGCTTTCAAAGTTACCGTTTCGATCAACAAACTAACGAACAGAGCGTTTGGTACAACATTCCGCAAAACCAGCTGATTTTTAGTCTGGCCTTCATGGGCGACATGGTATTTGAAAAACCTCTGGGCCGATCTAGGACCCCTTTGGCCCTTATACCTTATGTCAATGCGATTACGGAAAGGGATTTTGAAATTGATGAAGGCAACACCAACGTAAAGGTAGGAGGCGATGCTAAAGTTGCCATTGGCAATGGAATGAATTTAGATATTACCGTCAATCCCGATTTTTCGAATGTCGAGGTAGATGATATCGTGACCAACCTTACCCGTTTTGAAATAGGGCTCCCAGAAAAGAGACAGTTTTTTATTGATAATAGTGATTTGTTCGGCAGCTTTGGTGGCGGACGTGACGCAAATCCCTTCTTTTCCCGACGTATTGGTATTGCGAACGATACAACGGGCAACTCCATTGAAAACAGAATTTTAGGCGGGGTGCGCTTGAGCGGAAAACTAACGAATGATTGGCGTTTGGGATTTTTGAGTATTCAAACGGATGAAGATTTGGACAATGAAATCGCATCGAACAACAATACCATGCTGGCCATTCAGAAAAAAGTCTTTGCGCGGTCGAATATCGGCGCTTTTTTTATAAACCGGGAAACATTCAAGGAATACGACTTTCTAGCGCCTGAAGACAAGTTCAATAGGGTAATCGGGATAGATTACAATCTCGCTTCTGCAGATAATGTGTGGCAAGGTAAAGCATACCTGCACAAATCGTTTCAGCCGGATGACTCCAATGGTAATCTTTCCGGAGGGGCCTTTTTAGGACGTAGTACGAGATTTTTCAACATCTTTACCGATTGGGTTTATATCGATGATGATTTTCAATCCGATCTTGGCTTTATTCGAAGAACGGATATCGTTAAATCGGCAACACAGGTCGAAACTGTATTTTGGCCGAAGAGCGAACACATTAACAACTATAGTTTTGCCCTTTTTCCTATTGTAATATGGCGTCCGGAACTTGACTACCAAAAAACAGATCATGATATTCGTTTATCCGGTCAGGTAGAAATGCAAAACCAGACCCAATTTAGCGTTGGCTTTACCAATACCTTCACCTTTTTAACTGCTGAGGATGACAACTTCGTACCTTCTCGGCAAGAAAACGGTATTCCGCTTCCCAATTTACAGGGTTACCACTACAATAGTTTGAATTTCGCATACCAATCCAATAGAGCACAGGTGTTCTCATATCAACTCGAATCAACCATCGGGCGATTTTTTAACGGTGATTTATTGTCGATGCAAGCTGAATTGGCACTCAGGTTACAACCTAAAGCGCTCATTTCATTACAGCTAAACTACGACAAGATCAGCTTGCCGGATCCCTATCCAAGCGCTGATCTCTGGTTGATCAGTCCGAAAATACAGCTCACCTTCAGCAAGTCGCTTTTCTGGTCTACATTGATTCAATATAGTAACCAGCGAGATAATCTGGGTATTAATTCCAGAGTCCAGTGGCGTTTTGCTCCCCTATCCGATTTATTTATTGTTTATAACGACAACTATTTCGTAAACCAGTTTTCACCGCGATTCAGATCGATCAATTTAAAGCTTACCTATTGGTTGAACATATAG
- a CDS encoding HAD family hydrolase — translation MDFKILCSDLDGTLLTTKSDVSDFTVSEINRIKAGRKIILVSARMPQAITYIQDRLQIADQPIICYNGALVIDGTKELFSLTIALNTVEEVYRLAQAESVKLGLYYGQEWYVEETSERVQKEIRYTRVKPRFQSTSTTLSDWEKRGISAHKIMLMGSKTATDKLFSVLKNKLADQIILYRSNDTLIELAPKSVSKLSAMRLLLSSAESLSDVISFGDNYNDLEMLQHCGQGVAVANARETVKAIADHITLKNTEDGVAHFIKQHL, via the coding sequence ATGGATTTTAAAATACTTTGTTCCGATTTAGATGGTACGCTACTTACTACCAAGAGTGATGTTTCGGACTTTACTGTTTCTGAAATCAACAGAATCAAAGCAGGGCGGAAAATCATTCTAGTTTCAGCCCGTATGCCACAGGCAATTACCTATATTCAAGATAGATTACAAATTGCAGACCAACCTATCATTTGTTACAATGGAGCCTTGGTCATCGACGGAACTAAAGAGCTCTTTTCACTAACAATCGCTTTGAATACCGTTGAAGAAGTATATCGATTGGCACAAGCCGAATCTGTAAAATTAGGTCTTTATTACGGTCAAGAATGGTATGTTGAAGAAACTTCCGAACGCGTTCAAAAAGAAATTAGATACACTCGGGTAAAACCACGTTTCCAATCAACTTCGACCACCCTTTCCGATTGGGAAAAGCGAGGTATAAGTGCCCATAAAATCATGTTGATGGGCTCAAAGACGGCTACGGATAAGCTATTTTCGGTACTTAAAAATAAATTGGCAGACCAGATAATTCTGTACCGTTCAAACGATACGCTCATTGAACTGGCGCCCAAATCGGTTTCCAAATTATCGGCCATGCGATTGTTGCTTTCTTCGGCGGAATCGCTCTCTGATGTCATCTCCTTTGGAGACAATTATAACGATCTTGAAATGCTACAACATTGCGGTCAAGGTGTGGCCGTTGCCAATGCCCGCGAAACGGTAAAGGCCATAGCCGACCATATCACTTTAAAAAACACGGAAGATGGAGTCGCGCACTTTATAAAGCAACATTTATAA